A DNA window from Solanum lycopersicum chromosome 3, SLM_r2.1 contains the following coding sequences:
- the LOC104646198 gene encoding uncharacterized protein translates to MGNYVSCTLLVQGGNKQSRSTKVIFPNGEIRNVHPQIKAAEVMLETPNFFIVNSRSLHIGKRFFALNADEDLEIANVYVMFPMQKLNSFVSAADLGALFLTANTVSKKVSFGRAKILPEYTEEPKFDDKIDLPKLKLDDIEEFSTPQFKKMLSMCRSKKPLLETIVEEPSR, encoded by the coding sequence ATGGGTAACTATGTATCATGCACATTATTAGTACAAGGTGGCAACAAACAATCAAGGTCAACTAAGGTCATTTTCCCAAATGGCGAAATTCGGAACGTACATCCACAAATCAAAGCAGCTGAAGTCATGCTGGAAACACCTAATTTCTTTATCGTTAACTCAAGGTCTTTACACATCGGCAAGAGATTTTTCGCGTTAAATGCTGATGAGGATCTTGAAATTGCCAATGTGTATGTTATGTTCCCAATGCAAAAATTGAATTCATTTGTGTCAGCAGCAGATTTAGGTGCATTATTCCTAACTGCTAACACTGTTTCCAAAAAAGTGTCTTTTGGAAGAGCCAAAATCTTGCCAGAATATACAGAGGAACCAAAatttgatgacaaaattgatttgcCAAAGTTGAAATTGGATGATATTGAAGAGTTTTCTACACCACAATTCAAGAAAATGTTGTCAATGTGTAGATCAAAGAAGCCATTGCTTGAAACTATAGTTGAAGAACCTTCGAGATGA